Within Anaeromyxobacter diazotrophicus, the genomic segment CCGCGCGCGCAGTTCCGCGCCTGGAGGCCTCCCGCGGCCCCCGGACCGGCGGCGGCGGCCGGCCCCCGCGCTGCGGCACACCCGCTGCACGAAGGGGGTCGGCGGAGGCTGAATGAACATCCTGATCGTGGACGACAGCAAGGCGATGCGCGGCATCGTGATGCGCGCCGTCAAGGCGGCCGGACTGGCGGAAGCCACCTACCTGGAGGCCGGGACCGGCGTCGAGGCGCTGGCGTCGATCCGCGGCGCCGAGCCCGACCTCGTCCTCACCGACTGGAACATGCCCGAGATGTCGGGCTTCGAGCTCATCAAGGCCGTCCGCGCCGAGGGGCGCCAGGTCAAGATCGGGCTCGTCACCTCGGAGAGCGACCCGACGCTGCGCGCCCAGGCCATGGAGGCCGGCGCGGCCTTCGTCATCTCGAAGCCGTTCACGCCCGACGCCGTCCGGGCGGCGCTGCAGCCCGTGATCTCATGAACGATCTGGCGCCCACCGACTGGCTCCGGGTCCTGGAGTCGGAGCTCGACGCGCTCGCGCAGGGCACGCTCGGGCTGCCGCCGGTCACCGTGACCGGGCACGGGGTGGCGCCGCCAGGCTCGATGGAGGGCGCCTACATGGTGCTCCTCTCGAGCGGAGGCTCCTACCAGGTCGGACTCGCCTCCACCAGCGAGGGCTGCCAGGCGCTGGCGCGCGGCCTGCTCGCGGTCGAGCCGTCCGCGGATCCGCTGCCGGCGCCCGACGTGGCCGACGCGGTGTGCGAGATCGTCAACATGCTCGCGGGCGGCGTGCAGCGCCGCGTCCGCGAGCGGTCCGGGCTCCAGCTGGAGCTCGGCCTCCCCACCTTCTTCCACGGCCCCGTCCAGCCGACCGAACGCCTGGGCGTGGCCGTGACCGAGGTGCGCGTCGGCGAGCTGCCCGCCGCGCTGCTCGTGCTGCACCCCGCATTCGCCGCGGCGAGGAGATCCAACGCCATGTCCGACGCGCCCCATGCCTCGAGCGGCCGGCCCCCCGCCCAGATCCTGGAGGAGCTGGCGGCGGCCGTGATGGCCGCCGATGCCTCCGACGAGGCCGCGGTCACGCGGCTGCTCGCGCTGCTGGACGAGCTCACCGCCACCGGGCACGCCGTGGCCGCGATCGCGGGCGCGGCGGCCGAGGGCATCCGCGCTCGCTGCGCCGACGTGCGCGCCCTGGCCGGCGCGCTCGACGAGGCGAGCGAGGCCGTCGCCCGGATGCAGGAGGAGGTCGCGCGGGGGCCCCAGCCCAGCGCCGCGCCGGCCGCGGCCGCCGCGCCGGGCGCGTTCGTGCTGCCGGAGTGGGGCGACGAGAAGACCCTCCGCGACTTCCTGGCGGCCCAGCGCGGCTCGCTCGAGGAGCTCGAGGAGGCCATCCTGGGCATGGAGGGCGGCGACCCCGAGCGGCTGGCGACCTTCAAGCGCCGCCTGCACACGCTGAAGGGCGAGGCGGGCGTGCTCGGGCTCGAGGATCTCGAGCACGTCTGCCACGCCACCGAGGACTTCCTCGAGGGCCACGGCGCCTCGGCCGAGGCGACCGACCGGCTGCTGCGCGTCCAGGACTGGATGGTCAAGGCCATCGACGCGTACGCGCAGATGCAGCTGCCGGTGCCCCGGGCGAAGGAGCTGATCGCCGAGGCGCTGACCGGCGGGCAGGCGACCGCGACCGCGACCCCGACCCCGACCCCGACCCCGACCGCGACCTCGACCGCGACTGCGACTGCGACTGCGACCTCGACCGCGACCGCGACCGCGGCCGCGACCGCGACTGCGACCCCGACCGCGACCGCGACCGCGGCCGCGGAGGGCATCAGCGCCGTGGCGCGCGACGCGGAGACGGTCAGCCTGTTCGGCGAGTTCCTCTCGGAGAGCGGCGAGGGGCTGAACCGGGTCGACCAGATCCTGATGAACGTCGAGCGGGACGGCGTCAACGACGACACCGTCAACAGCCTCTTCCGCGTCTTCCACACCATCAAGGGCACGGCCGGCTTCCTCGAGCTGTCCGAGGTCGTGGCGCTCGCGCACGTCACCGAGACGATGCTGAACCGGTGCCGCGAGAAGGCGCTGGCGCTGGAGGGGGCGGTCGTCGACCTGGTCTTCGACGCGACCTCCGCGCTGCGCGAGATGCTGGAGGAGGTGCGGGTGGCCGTCGAGGCCGGGACCGGCTTCCCCTCCCGCGCGGGCCTCGACGAGCTGCGCGGGAACATCCAGGCGGCCATCGACGGGCAGACCGGCCCGGAGCGGGAGCTGCCGGCGGCGGTGCCGGGCGACACGCTGGGGCAGGTGCTGCAGCGGCCGCCGCTCGAGGTCCCGGCGGCGGCCGTGGAGCACGCCGCGGAGCAGCAGGCCTCCACCGGCCGGCGGCTGGGCGAGGAGCTGGTGGCGGAGGGCGCCGCCGAGCCGGCGCAGGTGGCCGCCGCGCTGCGCGCGCAGGGTCGGGCCGCACCGCGCGAGGAGGCCGCGGCGGTCAAGCTCAAGGAGACCATCAAGGTCGACCTGGAGCGCGTCGACAGCCTGGTGGAGATGATCGGCGAGCTGGTGGTGGTCGAGTCGATGGTGGTGAACGCGCCCGAGATCGCGAAGACCTCCTCGGTGCGCGTCCGCAACTGCCTGGCGCAGCTCGCCAAGGTCACGCGCGACCTGCAGGACGTCGGCATGCGCATGCGCATGGTGCCGGTCTCGGGCGTGTTCCAGAAGATGGCGCGCCTGGTGCGCGACCTCTCGCGCAAGAGCGGCAAGCAGGTCCGGCTGGTGACCTCGGGCGAGGGCACCGAGATGGACCGCAGCATGGTGGAGCACATCGCCGATCCGCTGGTCCACATGATCCGCAACGCGGTGGATCACGGGCTCGAGTCGGCCGACGCGCGCGCCGCCGCCGGCAAGCCGCCGGTGGGCGAGATCCGGCTCAGCGCCTACCACGAGGGCGGCAGCGTCGTCATCGAGATCGCGGACGACGGCCGCGGCCTCGACCGCGACCGGATCGTGAAGAAGGCGATGGAGAAGGGCCTCATCGACTCGGCCGACGGCATGACCGAGGCGGAGGTGAACGGGCTCATCTTCGCGCCCGGCTTCTCCACCGCCGCCCAGGTCACGGAGATCTCCGGCCGCGGCGTGGGGATGGACGTGGTGAAGCGCAACATCGACGCGCTGCGCGGCCGGGTCGTCATCACCTCCAGGAAGGGGGAGGGGACGAGCTTCAAGCTGGTGCTGCCGCTCACGCTCGCCATCATCGACGGCATGCTCGTCGCGTGCGGCGAGGAGCGCTACATCATCCCGACCCTCTCGATCGTCGAGTCGATCCAGCCCGACCGGAAGATGCTCGTCTCGCTGGCGCAGACGAACGAGATGATCAACCTCCGCGGCGAGATCCTGCCGCTGGCGCGCCTCGACAAGCTCTTCCGGCTCGAGGGCGCGAAGAGCGATCCCACCGACGCGCTGGTGGTGGTGGTGGAGGGGTTCGGCCGGCGCATCGGCTTGCTCGTCGACGAGGTGGTGACGCAGCAGCAGGTCGTCATCAAGAGCCTGGGCGAGGGGATGGGCAAGACGCGCTTCCTCTCCGGCGCCGCCATCCTCTCGGACGGGCACGTCGGCCTCATCCTCAACGTCGAGGAGATCGCCACCCTGTTCCACCGGTCGCGTGACTTCTTTCACGAGCGCGGCGAGGCCCTGCCCGCCGCGCTCCCAGCCGCCCAGGAGGCCCGAGCATGAGCACCGTCGAGAGCACGAACCAGAACGCCGCCGCCCCGAGCCTCTCCGCCGCCGACATCGGGGTGCAGCTGGCCGGCAAGTACATGACCTTCAAGCTGGCCGAGGAGGTGTACGGCCTCGAGATCCTGAAGGTGCGCGAGATCATCGGGCTCATGGACATCACCCGGGTCCCGCGCAGCGCCGACTTCATCCGCGGCGTCATCAACCTGCGGGGCAAGGTCATCCCGGTGATCGACCTGCGCCTCAAGTTCGCCATGGACGCGTGCCAGGCCACGGAGCAGACCGTCATCATCGTGGTCCAGTGCCAGGTGGGCGCGCGCAACCTCACCATGGGCATCCTGGTGGACCAGGTGCTCGAGGTGCTCTCCATCGAGGCGGCCGCCATCGAGCCCCCGCCGCAGCTCGGCGAGGCGGCGGTCGAGGCGCAGTTCATCCTCGGGGTGGGCAAGGCCGGCGAGCGCGTCATCTTCCTGCTCGACATCGGCAAGGTGCTGGGCCGCGAGGACGCCGCCGCGGTGGCGAGCGCGGCGGCGGCGTAGCGGCCGCGAGCCGGCGCCGACGCATCCCTTTCAACGAAGGACGGCCTCGGGGGCGGCACCGCCCCGAGCGCCTGGAGAGAGCACCATGGCCGAGCGCACTGTCGTCGTCACCCTGGCCTCCGCTGCCGCACTCGCCGCCGCCGCCGCCACCGCGCTCCTCGCGGGGCCCGGCGCCGCGGCGGGGGTGTGCGGCGCCGGGGCCGCCGGCCTGGTGGCCCTCGGGCTCGTGCTCGCCGCGGCCGAGCGCGCCGAGCGCGCGGCGCGCGCCCGGGCGCTCGCGTCCGTGGCGCTGGCGGTGACGGAGGGGGCGGCCCCGCCCGAGGCGCAGCCGGGCCTCGAGCCGGCGCTCCGCGAGCTCCACCAGGCGGCCGCGGCCGCGGCGCGCTACTGCGAGCTGGTCCGGGGCTTCATCGCCCAGTTCGAGCAGGGGACGGTCCCGGGGCGCGTCGAGGGCGCCTACCGGGGCGTGCCCGGGGCCACCGTCGCCAGCATGAACCGCTTCGTCGAGCTCATGCAGCTGCGCAACGCGGACCTGAAGGTGCTGTTCGAGGCGGGGCAGCAGGGCCGCCTCGCCGTCCGGGCCGACACCAGCAAGTACACGGGCTACAACGGCGCGCTCATCCACGGCGTGCACGGGATCCTGGAGAGCGTGGCCGCGCCGGTGAAGCAGGCGACGAGCGTGCTCGAGCGCCTGGCGCAGCGCGACCTCACCGCGCGCCTCTCGGGCCAGTACCAGGGCGACTTCGCGCGCATGGAGGCCGCCCTCAACGCGACCGCCCAGGATCTGCACGACGCCCTGGCGCACGTGGCGCAGTCCTCCGCGCAGGTCTCCTCCGCCGCCGGGGAGATCGCCTCGTCCAGCCAGTCGGTGGCGACGGGCGCGGCGCAGCAGGCGAGCTCGCTGGAGGAGTCCTCCGCCTCCCTCGAGTCGATGGCGAGCATGGTCAAGTCCTCGGCCGACAACGCGCAGCAGGCGAGCGCGCTGGCGCAGTCGGCCAAGGGCGTCGCGGGGCAGGGCGCGGACGCCATGCAGCAGATGGCCGGCGCCATGGAGTCGATCCGCGCCTCCGCCGAGGGCACCTCGCAGATCATCAAGGACATCAACGAGATCGCGTTCCAGACGAACCTGCTCGCGCTCAACGCCGCGGTCGAGGCGGCGCGCGCCGGCGACGCCGGGCGAGGGTTCGCGGTGGTGGCGGAGGAGGTGCGCTCGCTGGCGCTCCGCTCCAAGGAGGCGGCCAACAAGACCGAGGCGCTCATCCGCGAGTCGGTGCGGCAGACCGGGGAGGGCGACCAGACGGCGAAGCTCGTGGCGGGCAAGCTCTCCGAGATCACGAGCATCGTCGGGAAGGTGAGCGACATCGTCGGCGAGATCGCCGCGGCCACCCGCGAGCAGGCGACCGGCGTCGAGCAGGCCACCCGGGCGGTCGGGGAGATGAACAAGATCACGCAGCAGAACGCGGCCAACTCCGAGCAGTCGTCCTCGGCGGCGATCGAGCTCTCGGCCCAGGCCGAGGAGCTCACGTCGCTCGTGGGCGGCTTCAAGCTGGCGAGCGCGCCGGCGGCGGCCGCGCCCCGCGCGCCGAAGCCGGCGGCCGGGCTCGAGCCGCGGAAGGCGCTCCTCGCCGCGCCCGGCGCGAGGCCAGCGAGCGCGAAGCCGCTCCCCAGGCCCGCCGCGGCGAAGCCGGCCGCGCCGAAGCCGGCCGCGGCCGCGAAGCCGCGGTTCGCCGCCAAGCCCGCCGCCAGGCCCTCCGCCGCCGCCGCGAAGCCCGCCGCCGCGAAGCCTGCCGCCGCAGCCAGCCCCGCGGCCAAGCCGGCCAGGAACGGCGCCCACGGCGGCGCGAACGGGATCCCGCTCAAGCCGGAGGAGCTCATCCCGCTCGACGGGGATCCGACCTTCGAGGACTTCTAGCCCGGGCCGGAGGGGCCGCGAGCGCGGGGCGCGCGGCGGGGCGCCCTCGACCCGGGACGGCGACCGCCGGTCGCCCGCCACCCACCTCCGGAGGGCCTGAAACCGCCGGTCTGGACGCACTCCCGGTGGCACGCACCGTGCTCCCCTGGGTCGCCAGAGCGGAGGCCGATGAGGGGTCGGAGTCCGCTGGACACGAGGGTCTCACCCATGGAGCCGCAGCTCTTCCAGCGCTTCGCCGCGCTCGCCTACGAGAAGGCGGGCATCAGCATCAAGCCGGGCAAGGAGGCGCTGGTCGCGGCCCGCGTGGCGAAGCGGCTGCGCGCCCTGGCCATCCCCGACGCCGAGGGCTACCTGCGCTACCTCGAGGAGGACAGCTCCGGCGAGGAGCTGGTGCGCTTCCTCGACGTCATCTCGACCCACTTCACCAGCTTCTTCCGCGAGCCGGATCACTTCGACCTCCTGCGGGAGGAGCTGACGGAGCTGCTCCTCGCCGGCCAGCGGCGGCTGCGGCTCTGGTCCGCCGCCTGCTCCACCGGGGAGGAGCCGTACTCCATGGCCATGACGGCGCTGGGGCTCGACGGCGTCGCCGGGGCGGACCTCAAGATCCTCGCCACCGACATCTCGGTGGACACGCTGCGCCAGGCCACCGAGGGGCGCTACGGCACTCCCCGGCTCGAGCCGGTGCCGGAGGGGCTGCGCCGCCGCTGGTTCAAGCGCCACCCGGACCCGCGCGATCCCGACGGCGAGCTGTGGGAGGCCGGCCCGGAGCTCAAGGCCCGCGTCGTCTACCGGCGCCTCAACCTGGCCGAGCCGCCGTTCCCCATGAACGGGCCGCTCGACGTGGTCTTCTGCCGCAACGTGCTCATCTACTTCGACCACCCGACGCGGCAGCGCCTGATCTCGGCGGTGGAGAAGCTGCTCCGGCCGGGCGGGCTGCTCTGCATCGGGCACACGGAGACGCTGTCGGGCATCGACACCCGGCTCAAGATGCAGCGCCCGAGCGTCTTCCGCCGTCCCACGGAGCGCGCGTCGTGAGCACGCTCACCGTCGACATCTCGGACCTCAAGGTCAGCGCCGATCCCGACGATCTGATCGTGACCTACGCGCTCGGCTCCTGCATCGCGGTGATGGTGCACGACCCGGTGCGGGTGGCGGCCGGCATGATCCACTACATGCTGCCGCTCTCGGAGACCTCCCCGGAGAAGGCGAAGGCGCGGCCGGCCATGTTCGCCGACACCGGGATCCCGCTCCTGTTCCAGAGCCTGTACGCCCTCGGCTGCAAGAAGGAGCACCTGGTGGTGAAGGTGGCGGGCGGCGGGGCGCTCTACGACGACAAGGGGCTGTTCAGCATCGGCAAGCGCAACTACACCATCTTGCGCAAGATGTTCTGGAAGACCGGGGTCATCGTGGCCGCCGAGGACGTCGGCGGCGCGAAGAGCCGCACCACCCGCCTGCACGTCGGGACGGGCCGGTGTACGGTGGCGTCCCAGGGGCTGGAGGTGGAGCTGTGATCGCGCCGGCGCTGATCCTCTCGCAGGTCAAGGCGCTGCCGGCGCTGGCCTCGAGCGCGCTGCGCCTGGGGGAGCTGGCGCGCGACGAGCGCAGCGCGGCCGCCGACTTCGAGCAGGTGGTGCGGCCCGACCCGGCGCTGACGGCGAACCTCCTCCGGGTCGCCAACTCGGCCTACTTCGGCCTGCGGTGCCGCGCCGACTCGGTGCGGCAGGCCATCACGCTGCTCGGGGTGAAGCGCGTCTCCGACCTCGCGGCCGCGGTGGCGCTCGCCCCCGTCATCCCCGCGCGGCTGCCCGGGTACGACGTCGAGGCCTCCGCCTTCTGGCTGCACAGCGTGGCGGTGGCCACCCTGGCCGAGCGGCTCGCGGCGCAGCTGCGCCGGCCCTGCCCGGAGCTCACCTTCACCGCGGGCCTGCTGCACGACATGGGCAAGCTCGCCATCGGGAGCTTCGTCGGCGACGCGGCGGGCGAGATCCTGGCGCACGTCCGCGGCGGGTTGCCCTTCGTCTCGGCCGAGCGGGCGGTGCTGGGGGTCGACCACGGCGAGGTGGGTGGGCTGGTGGCGGAGGCCTGGAGCCTGCCCCCCGCCGCCGCGGCCGCGGCGCGCTGGCACCACGCCCCGGGCGACGCGCCCGACGACACCTGCCGCCCCGTCGTCGACCTGGTGCACGCCGCCGACGCGCTGGCGCACGCGCTGGGCCTGGGGGCGGACGCCGGAGAGCTGGCCCGCAGCGTCGACGCCGGCGTCGAGGCGCGCCTGGGGGTGCGCGCGCGCGACCTGGAGGCCACCGCAGGGGGTACTCTGGACGACATTCACGAGCTGGCGGCCCTGTTCCTGAGGCAGCCTGGAGGCACTCCATGAGCTACACCATCCTCGTCGCCGACGACTCGGCCATCGTGCGGACGATGGTCAAGAAGGCGATCGCCATGGCGGGCCTGCCCATCGGGCAGGTGCACGAAGCCGCCAACGGCGAGGAGGCGCTCGCGATCCTGCGCAAGAACTGGATCGACGTGGTCTTCGCGGACATCAACATGCCGGTCATGACCGGCCCCGAGCTGATCCGGCAGATGAAGGGCGACGCCGCGCTCGCCTCGACGCCGGTGGTCATCGTCTCGTCCGAGCGCAGCCCGGCGCGGGTGGAGGAGATGCACAAGTGCGGCGCGCGGGCGTACGTCAAGAAGCCGTTCCGCCCCGAGCAGTTCCGCGCCGTGGTGGAGGAGCTGCTCCAGGCAGGGGAGGGGCCCCATGGCCGCTGACGTGGCCGAGATCCTGGCGCGGACGCTCTCGCAGGTGCTGGAGGAGGCGGCGTTCCTCTTCGCCGAGCGCAGCGAGGAGCCGCCCCCGCTGGCCGGCGCGGTGCTGCAGGCGCGGCTGTCGTTCATGGGTGACCACGAGGGCGAGCTGGTGCTGGCCGCCCCGCTGGATCTATGCGCCACGCTCGCCGCGAACCTGCTGGGCGAGGACGAGGGCGGCGCGGCCACCACCGGCGACGACGAGGACGCCGTGGGCGAGCTCCTCAACATGGTGGCCGGCGCGCTCCTGGTGGAGCTCTTCGGCCCCGAGGCGAAGTGCCTGCTCGGGCTGCCGCGCGTCGAGCGCGTCGCGCCCGCGCAGCACGAGGGCGAGCTGGCGCACGCGGACGCCGTCGCCACGCTGGTGGAGGAGGAGGGCCGGCGCATCGACCTCTCCGCGCGCCTGCCCGGCGGCGCCGCATGAAGTCCCGCGTGCTGGTCGTCGACGACTCGGCCGTCGTCCGGCAGATCTTCAGCCGCGAGCTCGCGAAGGACCCGGAGCTGGAGGTGGTGGGCAGCGCGCCCGACCCGTACGTCGCGCGCGACCTCATCGTCCAGAAGAAGCCCGACGTCCTCACGCTGGACCTCGAGATGCCGCGGATGGACGGCATCACCTTCCTGCGCAAGCTCATGCACTACTACCCGCTGCCGGTGGTGGTGGTGTCGTCCTTGACCCCGGCCGGCGGCGAGCTGGCGCTGGAGGCGCTGGCGGCCGGCGCGGTGGACGTGATGTGCAAGCCGGGGGCGTCCTTCACGGTGGGGGACATGGCGGCCCAGCTAGTGGAGAAGGTGAAGGCCGCCGCCCACGTCGACCTGAAGCGCCGCGCGGCCGCGCCGGCCGCGGGCGGCGCGGCGGTGGCGCCGCGCCCCGTCCCGGCGCTGACCCGCACCACGCACCAGATCCTGGCCGTCGGCGCCTCGACCGGAGGGACGGTGGCGCTCGAGCAGATCCTGCGCGCCTTCCCCCCGAACGCGCCCGGCACCCTCATCACGCAGCACATGCCGGAGATGTTCACCCGCTACTTCGCGGACCGGCTGAACCAGATCGCCCGGGTCGAGGTGCGCGAGGCCGCCGACGGCGACTCGGTCGTCCCCGGCGTGGTGCTCATCGCCCCCGGCAACAAGCACATGCTGCTGCGCCGCTCCGGCGCCCGCTACTACGTGCAGGTGCGCGACGGCCCGCGCGTCAACCGCCACCGCCCGTCGGTGGACGTCATGTTCCGCTCGGTGGCGCAGGTGGCCGGCCGCAACGCCGTGGGGGTGATCCTCACCGGCATGGGCGGCGACGGCGCGCAGGGCCTGCTGGAGATGCGCCAGGCCGGCGCGCGCACGCTCGGCCAGGACGAGGCGAGCTGCGTCGTCTACGGCATGCCCAAGGTGGCCGCCGATCTCGGCGGCGTCGA encodes:
- a CDS encoding response regulator, yielding MSYTILVADDSAIVRTMVKKAIAMAGLPIGQVHEAANGEEALAILRKNWIDVVFADINMPVMTGPELIRQMKGDAALASTPVVIVSSERSPARVEEMHKCGARAYVKKPFRPEQFRAVVEELLQAGEGPHGR
- a CDS encoding response regulator, whose amino-acid sequence is MNILIVDDSKAMRGIVMRAVKAAGLAEATYLEAGTGVEALASIRGAEPDLVLTDWNMPEMSGFELIKAVRAEGRQVKIGLVTSESDPTLRAQAMEAGAAFVISKPFTPDAVRAALQPVIS
- a CDS encoding chemotaxis protein CheW produces the protein MSTVESTNQNAAAPSLSAADIGVQLAGKYMTFKLAEEVYGLEILKVREIIGLMDITRVPRSADFIRGVINLRGKVIPVIDLRLKFAMDACQATEQTVIIVVQCQVGARNLTMGILVDQVLEVLSIEAAAIEPPPQLGEAAVEAQFILGVGKAGERVIFLLDIGKVLGREDAAAVASAAAA
- a CDS encoding chemotaxis protein CheX — encoded protein: MAADVAEILARTLSQVLEEAAFLFAERSEEPPPLAGAVLQARLSFMGDHEGELVLAAPLDLCATLAANLLGEDEGGAATTGDDEDAVGELLNMVAGALLVELFGPEAKCLLGLPRVERVAPAQHEGELAHADAVATLVEEEGRRIDLSARLPGGAA
- a CDS encoding methyl-accepting chemotaxis protein, which encodes MAERTVVVTLASAAALAAAAATALLAGPGAAAGVCGAGAAGLVALGLVLAAAERAERAARARALASVALAVTEGAAPPEAQPGLEPALRELHQAAAAAARYCELVRGFIAQFEQGTVPGRVEGAYRGVPGATVASMNRFVELMQLRNADLKVLFEAGQQGRLAVRADTSKYTGYNGALIHGVHGILESVAAPVKQATSVLERLAQRDLTARLSGQYQGDFARMEAALNATAQDLHDALAHVAQSSAQVSSAAGEIASSSQSVATGAAQQASSLEESSASLESMASMVKSSADNAQQASALAQSAKGVAGQGADAMQQMAGAMESIRASAEGTSQIIKDINEIAFQTNLLALNAAVEAARAGDAGRGFAVVAEEVRSLALRSKEAANKTEALIRESVRQTGEGDQTAKLVAGKLSEITSIVGKVSDIVGEIAAATREQATGVEQATRAVGEMNKITQQNAANSEQSSSAAIELSAQAEELTSLVGGFKLASAPAAAAPRAPKPAAGLEPRKALLAAPGARPASAKPLPRPAAAKPAAPKPAAAAKPRFAAKPAARPSAAAAKPAAAKPAAAASPAAKPARNGAHGGANGIPLKPEELIPLDGDPTFEDF
- a CDS encoding CheR family methyltransferase, which translates into the protein MEPQLFQRFAALAYEKAGISIKPGKEALVAARVAKRLRALAIPDAEGYLRYLEEDSSGEELVRFLDVISTHFTSFFREPDHFDLLREELTELLLAGQRRLRLWSAACSTGEEPYSMAMTALGLDGVAGADLKILATDISVDTLRQATEGRYGTPRLEPVPEGLRRRWFKRHPDPRDPDGELWEAGPELKARVVYRRLNLAEPPFPMNGPLDVVFCRNVLIYFDHPTRQRLISAVEKLLRPGGLLCIGHTETLSGIDTRLKMQRPSVFRRPTERAS
- a CDS encoding protein-glutamate methylesterase/protein-glutamine glutaminase — its product is MKSRVLVVDDSAVVRQIFSRELAKDPELEVVGSAPDPYVARDLIVQKKPDVLTLDLEMPRMDGITFLRKLMHYYPLPVVVVSSLTPAGGELALEALAAGAVDVMCKPGASFTVGDMAAQLVEKVKAAAHVDLKRRAAAPAAGGAAVAPRPVPALTRTTHQILAVGASTGGTVALEQILRAFPPNAPGTLITQHMPEMFTRYFADRLNQIARVEVREAADGDSVVPGVVLIAPGNKHMLLRRSGARYYVQVRDGPRVNRHRPSVDVMFRSVAQVAGRNAVGVILTGMGGDGAQGLLEMRQAGARTLGQDEASCVVYGMPKVAADLGGVEKVVPLAEMAGEILRVAEAAGAVA
- a CDS encoding HDOD domain-containing protein, which produces MIAPALILSQVKALPALASSALRLGELARDERSAAADFEQVVRPDPALTANLLRVANSAYFGLRCRADSVRQAITLLGVKRVSDLAAAVALAPVIPARLPGYDVEASAFWLHSVAVATLAERLAAQLRRPCPELTFTAGLLHDMGKLAIGSFVGDAAGEILAHVRGGLPFVSAERAVLGVDHGEVGGLVAEAWSLPPAAAAAARWHHAPGDAPDDTCRPVVDLVHAADALAHALGLGADAGELARSVDAGVEARLGVRARDLEATAGGTLDDIHELAALFLRQPGGTP
- a CDS encoding chemotaxis protein CheD, with amino-acid sequence MSTLTVDISDLKVSADPDDLIVTYALGSCIAVMVHDPVRVAAGMIHYMLPLSETSPEKAKARPAMFADTGIPLLFQSLYALGCKKEHLVVKVAGGGALYDDKGLFSIGKRNYTILRKMFWKTGVIVAAEDVGGAKSRTTRLHVGTGRCTVASQGLEVEL
- a CDS encoding chemotaxis protein CheW, whose product is MNDLAPTDWLRVLESELDALAQGTLGLPPVTVTGHGVAPPGSMEGAYMVLLSSGGSYQVGLASTSEGCQALARGLLAVEPSADPLPAPDVADAVCEIVNMLAGGVQRRVRERSGLQLELGLPTFFHGPVQPTERLGVAVTEVRVGELPAALLVLHPAFAAARRSNAMSDAPHASSGRPPAQILEELAAAVMAADASDEAAVTRLLALLDELTATGHAVAAIAGAAAEGIRARCADVRALAGALDEASEAVARMQEEVARGPQPSAAPAAAAAPGAFVLPEWGDEKTLRDFLAAQRGSLEELEEAILGMEGGDPERLATFKRRLHTLKGEAGVLGLEDLEHVCHATEDFLEGHGASAEATDRLLRVQDWMVKAIDAYAQMQLPVPRAKELIAEALTGGQATATATPTPTPTPTATSTATATATATSTATATAAATATATPTATATAAAEGISAVARDAETVSLFGEFLSESGEGLNRVDQILMNVERDGVNDDTVNSLFRVFHTIKGTAGFLELSEVVALAHVTETMLNRCREKALALEGAVVDLVFDATSALREMLEEVRVAVEAGTGFPSRAGLDELRGNIQAAIDGQTGPERELPAAVPGDTLGQVLQRPPLEVPAAAVEHAAEQQASTGRRLGEELVAEGAAEPAQVAAALRAQGRAAPREEAAAVKLKETIKVDLERVDSLVEMIGELVVVESMVVNAPEIAKTSSVRVRNCLAQLAKVTRDLQDVGMRMRMVPVSGVFQKMARLVRDLSRKSGKQVRLVTSGEGTEMDRSMVEHIADPLVHMIRNAVDHGLESADARAAAGKPPVGEIRLSAYHEGGSVVIEIADDGRGLDRDRIVKKAMEKGLIDSADGMTEAEVNGLIFAPGFSTAAQVTEISGRGVGMDVVKRNIDALRGRVVITSRKGEGTSFKLVLPLTLAIIDGMLVACGEERYIIPTLSIVESIQPDRKMLVSLAQTNEMINLRGEILPLARLDKLFRLEGAKSDPTDALVVVVEGFGRRIGLLVDEVVTQQQVVIKSLGEGMGKTRFLSGAAILSDGHVGLILNVEEIATLFHRSRDFFHERGEALPAALPAAQEARA